One Glutamicibacter mishrai genomic window carries:
- a CDS encoding AMP-binding protein codes for MAQEYRRAFAQATNDPAAFWLQAAQDLQWDVAPQTAIDDSRKPLYSWFPDGKLNLSVNALDRHVAAGRGESTALIYDSAMLGSVESYTYAQLLSEVETFAGVLAGRGVTTGDRVLIYLPMIPQAMIAMLACARLGAVHSVVFGGFAPKELAARITDCAPVAVVTASGGIEPSRRIEYLPAVAEALSLAEPAVKDVIVAHRDGFEHEVSEYRNQPINGQEINWLDWEEQARQATAADAVSVPSTHPLYVLYTSGTTGAPKGVVRDTGGYGTALQYSMNAIYDVHPGDTMFTASDVGWVVGHSYIVYAPLIAGATTVLYEGKPVGTPDAGVFGRIIEDHKVTTMFTAPTALRAVRKADPQGSMIASHDLGSLRALFVAGERLDPDTFHFASDLLQIPVVDNWWQTETGWPIASNPLGLEELPAKAGSPTTPVPGFAVQIRDALGEKVPAGQEGNIVVQLPLPPGALTTLWGNDQRFIDTYLTQIEGCYLTGDSGYLDEDGYLFVMGRTDDVINVSGHRLSTGAMEQVLASHPSVAECAVIGLADALKGQRASGYVVLKSGVDIDEESLAKEIVALVRKHIGAVADFREVTVVAALPKTRSGKILRKTMRQIADGKEYTVPSTIEDTAVLDDLVPLLRPQA; via the coding sequence ATGGCACAGGAATACCGTCGGGCCTTTGCCCAAGCCACCAATGACCCCGCTGCTTTCTGGCTGCAAGCGGCCCAGGATCTCCAATGGGACGTTGCTCCGCAGACGGCCATCGACGACTCGCGCAAGCCGCTGTATTCATGGTTCCCCGACGGGAAGCTCAACCTTTCGGTCAACGCGCTCGATCGCCACGTCGCCGCAGGCCGCGGGGAGAGTACCGCGCTGATCTACGATTCCGCCATGCTCGGCAGCGTCGAATCGTACACCTATGCCCAGTTGCTCAGCGAAGTCGAGACCTTCGCCGGCGTGCTGGCTGGACGCGGTGTCACGACGGGGGACCGCGTGCTGATCTACCTGCCGATGATCCCGCAAGCCATGATCGCGATGCTTGCCTGCGCTCGGCTTGGTGCTGTGCATTCGGTGGTCTTCGGCGGCTTCGCACCCAAGGAGCTGGCGGCCCGGATTACCGACTGCGCACCGGTGGCTGTGGTGACCGCATCGGGCGGAATTGAGCCAAGCCGACGCATCGAATACCTGCCAGCGGTGGCTGAAGCCCTGTCCTTGGCCGAACCGGCAGTCAAAGACGTGATCGTGGCCCACCGCGATGGGTTCGAGCATGAGGTCAGCGAATACCGGAATCAGCCGATCAACGGCCAGGAGATCAACTGGCTGGACTGGGAGGAACAAGCCCGGCAGGCAACTGCGGCCGACGCGGTCTCCGTGCCATCAACGCATCCGCTGTACGTGTTGTACACCTCGGGCACGACCGGGGCGCCCAAGGGCGTAGTGCGCGATACCGGAGGCTATGGCACGGCCCTGCAATACTCCATGAACGCGATCTACGACGTGCACCCGGGGGACACCATGTTCACCGCCTCTGACGTGGGTTGGGTTGTCGGGCACTCCTACATCGTCTACGCGCCCCTGATCGCCGGCGCCACCACGGTGCTTTATGAGGGCAAGCCGGTGGGCACGCCGGATGCCGGTGTTTTCGGCCGGATCATCGAGGACCACAAGGTGACGACGATGTTCACCGCGCCGACGGCATTGCGCGCCGTGCGCAAGGCGGATCCGCAGGGATCGATGATCGCCAGCCATGATCTGGGCAGCCTGCGGGCGCTGTTCGTGGCCGGCGAGCGCCTGGATCCGGACACCTTCCACTTCGCCTCCGATCTGTTGCAGATCCCGGTGGTCGACAACTGGTGGCAGACCGAGACCGGGTGGCCGATTGCCTCGAATCCGCTGGGACTGGAGGAGCTGCCGGCCAAGGCCGGGTCGCCGACCACGCCTGTGCCGGGATTTGCCGTTCAAATCCGCGACGCCCTGGGCGAGAAGGTGCCGGCGGGCCAGGAAGGCAATATCGTCGTGCAACTGCCGCTGCCGCCGGGGGCCTTGACCACCCTGTGGGGCAACGACCAGCGGTTCATCGATACCTATCTCACGCAGATCGAGGGCTGCTACCTGACTGGCGACTCGGGGTACCTGGACGAGGACGGGTACCTGTTCGTGATGGGGCGCACCGATGATGTCATTAACGTGTCCGGTCACCGGCTGTCCACCGGCGCGATGGAGCAGGTGCTGGCCAGCCATCCGTCGGTCGCCGAATGCGCGGTCATCGGCCTGGCCGATGCGCTCAAGGGGCAACGCGCCAGCGGTTACGTGGTCCTCAAATCCGGCGTGGACATCGACGAGGAATCTCTGGCCAAGGAGATTGTCGCCTTGGTGCGCAAGCATATTGGCGCGGTGGCGGACTTCCGCGAAGTCACTGTGGTCGCGGCCCTGCCCAAAACCCGTTCGGGAAAGATCCTGCGCAAGACAATGCGCCAGATCGCCGATGGAAAGGAATACACCGTTCCATCGACCATTGAGGACACCGCGGTGCTCGACGACCTGGTCCCGTTGCTGCGTCCGCAGGCCTAG
- a CDS encoding response regulator, with translation MTDPRVLPPASASKHENIVVLVVDDEPETAASHAKYVNRVPGFTTGAIAANGQEALSLLSRARNTGTPFDLVLLDMTLPDLHGIDVAKRMRGLGLTTDIIAITAVRDLAVVRSAVATGITQYLIKPFTFAAFSEKLENHRQFIATMRSTGPDTSQAALDTAFSALRSSTASASLPKGLIPETLAQITEHLASQPERCLSATELGEELGISRVTARRYLEHLFESKAVLKQPRHGTRGRPEYEYQAAPRS, from the coding sequence ATGACAGATCCCCGCGTGCTCCCGCCGGCTTCAGCATCAAAACACGAGAACATCGTTGTGCTTGTGGTGGACGATGAACCCGAGACCGCTGCATCCCATGCCAAGTACGTGAACCGCGTTCCCGGGTTCACCACCGGCGCGATCGCCGCCAACGGCCAGGAGGCACTATCGCTGCTCTCCCGGGCCCGGAACACCGGAACGCCCTTTGACTTGGTACTCCTTGACATGACTTTGCCCGATCTGCACGGCATCGATGTGGCCAAGAGGATGCGGGGATTGGGATTGACCACCGACATCATCGCGATCACCGCGGTCCGGGACCTGGCAGTGGTCCGCTCTGCGGTGGCCACGGGGATCACCCAGTACCTCATCAAGCCCTTCACCTTTGCCGCGTTCAGCGAGAAGCTCGAAAACCACCGGCAATTCATCGCCACCATGCGGTCAACTGGTCCGGACACCAGCCAGGCGGCTCTGGACACCGCCTTTTCCGCGTTGCGCTCCTCGACTGCCTCGGCTTCGTTGCCCAAGGGGCTGATTCCCGAGACCCTGGCACAAATCACCGAGCACCTCGCCAGCCAGCCCGAACGCTGTCTCTCGGCCACCGAGCTGGGCGAGGAATTGGGCATTTCCCGGGTGACCGCACGGCGATACCTGGAGCACCTCTTCGAATCCAAAGCTGTTCTCAAACAGCCACGGCACGGCACAAGGGGCCGCCCGGAGTATGAATACCAGGCAGCCCCTCGCAGCTAG
- a CDS encoding sensor histidine kinase, with protein sequence MTDHFTDLTSGRQAQDDAIPAPLSRNGWSFAVLIFAAQMLVVILVVIGMAVSTYQQQARVILDDKQATVATISITLANDPFVGNALAGDNPSELLQPYTNKILDRGQGIDFISIMTPDTVRVTHPNPERIGQKYAGSTAQALAGETYNEVALGTLGRSVRTIAPVYHDGKLVGLVATGITLENLQSIYRSELPQILMVSALALLLAGFTSWSFSRYVNQATLGFGPHGLRRLYAFYFSALHSVREGLVLLDRRHRIVLYNQEAARLLDLPEEVPAQGLGLDQVHMPETLRTLMATGRSCKDEIHLGARTVLSISQGPARLTNAGLPRRGGARLRWLGVQPLTGQVMTLRDLTEVQELAGEVQSLKTFSTALRAQTHEHANRLHTIATLIENGQSERALAFAVDDRQHSQKLTDAIVHSIDDAYLSSLLVAKTAQAHERGVKLDITAQGVIPADAVAASDIVTIVGNLLDNALDVSAGTQEATVWVEVTAAHDELIISVADSGPGIEPEFLDQLLRFGVSTKKGSQPRGLGLALVQQAVLRLGGTMNVDNDAGAIFTVALPLETGHQPRRLP encoded by the coding sequence ATGACGGATCATTTCACCGATTTAACCTCGGGCCGACAGGCTCAGGACGACGCCATCCCCGCTCCGCTGAGCCGCAACGGCTGGTCTTTCGCGGTGCTGATCTTCGCTGCGCAGATGCTCGTGGTCATTTTGGTGGTCATCGGCATGGCCGTCTCCACCTACCAGCAGCAGGCCCGGGTCATCCTCGATGACAAGCAGGCCACCGTTGCCACGATCTCGATCACCCTGGCCAACGACCCGTTTGTCGGCAACGCGCTGGCCGGCGACAATCCTTCAGAACTGCTCCAGCCCTACACCAACAAGATCCTGGATCGCGGCCAAGGAATCGATTTCATATCGATCATGACCCCGGATACCGTGCGGGTCACCCACCCCAATCCCGAACGCATCGGCCAGAAGTACGCCGGTTCCACCGCTCAGGCCTTGGCCGGCGAGACCTACAACGAGGTGGCGCTAGGCACCCTGGGCCGATCGGTGCGCACCATTGCCCCGGTCTATCACGACGGAAAACTTGTCGGGCTCGTGGCCACCGGCATCACCCTGGAAAACCTGCAGTCGATCTACCGCAGCGAACTGCCCCAGATCCTGATGGTTTCCGCGTTGGCCCTGCTCCTGGCGGGCTTCACCTCATGGTCGTTCTCACGCTATGTCAACCAGGCGACCTTGGGTTTCGGCCCGCATGGGCTACGCAGGCTCTACGCCTTCTACTTCTCCGCCCTGCACTCGGTGCGCGAAGGGCTGGTGCTGCTTGATCGGCGGCACCGCATTGTGCTCTACAACCAGGAAGCCGCCCGGCTGCTGGATCTGCCGGAGGAGGTACCCGCTCAAGGGCTAGGCCTCGATCAGGTGCATATGCCCGAAACCCTGCGCACGCTCATGGCCACGGGCCGCAGCTGCAAGGATGAAATCCATCTCGGCGCCCGCACTGTGCTATCCATCTCCCAAGGCCCGGCACGTCTCACCAATGCGGGGCTGCCCCGGCGAGGCGGCGCTCGCCTGCGCTGGCTCGGCGTTCAGCCGCTCACCGGCCAGGTCATGACGCTGAGGGACCTGACCGAGGTGCAGGAACTGGCCGGCGAAGTGCAATCGCTGAAGACCTTCTCCACCGCCCTGCGAGCGCAAACCCACGAACACGCCAACCGGCTGCACACCATCGCCACGTTGATCGAAAACGGCCAGAGCGAAAGGGCCCTGGCCTTCGCTGTGGATGACCGCCAGCATTCGCAGAAGCTTACCGATGCCATCGTGCACTCCATCGACGACGCCTATCTTTCCAGCCTGCTGGTAGCCAAGACCGCGCAGGCCCACGAACGCGGAGTCAAGCTGGACATCACCGCACAGGGTGTCATTCCAGCTGATGCGGTGGCAGCCAGCGATATCGTCACCATTGTCGGCAACCTGCTGGATAACGCCTTGGATGTCTCGGCAGGCACCCAGGAAGCCACTGTGTGGGTTGAAGTGACCGCGGCGCACGATGAGCTGATCATCTCCGTGGCCGATTCGGGGCCCGGGATCGAGCCGGAGTTCCTCGATCAGTTGCTGCGATTCGGGGTGAGTACCAAAAAGGGGTCGCAACCTCGAGGGCTGGGCCTGGCGCTGGTGCAGCAGGCGGTGCTGCGCCTAGGTGGCACAATGAATGTTGACAATGATGCAGGGGCGATCTTCACTGTGGCCCTTCCGCTAGAGACCGGCCACCAGCCCAGGAGACTTCCATGA
- a CDS encoding cation:dicarboxylate symporter family transporter, translated as MTVTDDMKPGGNGAQAGTKKKDKTHWLYIMVIAAVVLGAVIGLVAPEVGKSLKPLGTAFVALIKMIIAPVIFCTIVLGIGSVAKAATVGKVGGLALLYFVTMSTFALAIGLIVGNIVHPGDGLQLKPYEAASGSDSNATVDFLMSLIPGDLPVLPTLVVALLVGFALQGMGKAGEPVLVGIQHIQKVVFRIMMMIMWVAPIGAFGAIAAVVGATGWAAIGSMAILMGAFYLTCALFIVIILGTLLRVVTGLNIFLLLKYLAREYLLIFSTSSSESALPRLIAKMEHAGVSKPVVGITVPTGYSFNLDGTAIYLTMSALFVSTAMGMPMNLGEQIGLLVFMIIASKGAAGVTGAGLATLAAGLQAHRPELLDGMGVIVGIDKFMSEARALTNFTGNAVATLLIGKWTKEIDLDQAKAALSGSRPFDESSVEGH; from the coding sequence ATGACTGTCACTGACGACATGAAGCCGGGCGGCAACGGAGCCCAGGCCGGAACGAAGAAAAAAGATAAAACCCACTGGCTCTACATCATGGTGATTGCCGCCGTTGTTCTCGGCGCAGTCATCGGCCTGGTGGCTCCCGAGGTTGGCAAGTCGCTGAAGCCTCTGGGCACCGCCTTCGTGGCCTTGATCAAGATGATCATCGCACCGGTGATCTTCTGCACCATTGTTCTGGGCATCGGCTCGGTGGCCAAGGCCGCCACCGTTGGCAAGGTCGGCGGCTTGGCGCTGCTGTACTTCGTGACCATGTCCACCTTCGCTCTGGCCATCGGCCTGATCGTCGGCAATATCGTCCACCCGGGTGACGGCCTGCAGCTCAAGCCATACGAAGCTGCCAGCGGTTCGGACTCGAACGCCACCGTGGACTTCCTGATGTCGCTGATCCCAGGCGACCTGCCGGTACTGCCGACCCTGGTGGTCGCGCTGCTTGTCGGCTTCGCGCTGCAGGGCATGGGCAAGGCCGGCGAGCCAGTACTGGTCGGCATCCAGCACATCCAGAAGGTCGTCTTCCGCATCATGATGATGATCATGTGGGTTGCGCCTATCGGTGCTTTTGGCGCCATCGCCGCCGTCGTTGGCGCGACCGGCTGGGCTGCCATCGGCTCGATGGCGATCCTCATGGGCGCGTTCTACCTGACTTGTGCGCTGTTCATCGTCATCATCCTCGGCACCCTGTTGCGCGTGGTGACCGGACTGAACATCTTCCTGCTGCTCAAGTACCTCGCCCGCGAATACCTGCTGATCTTCTCCACTTCGTCCTCCGAGTCGGCATTGCCGCGACTGATCGCCAAGATGGAGCACGCTGGCGTGTCCAAGCCTGTTGTTGGTATCACCGTTCCTACCGGTTACTCCTTCAACCTTGATGGCACCGCGATCTACCTGACCATGTCAGCATTGTTCGTTTCCACCGCGATGGGCATGCCAATGAACCTCGGTGAGCAGATCGGCCTGTTGGTCTTCATGATCATTGCTTCCAAGGGCGCCGCCGGTGTGACTGGCGCGGGCTTGGCCACCTTGGCCGCAGGCCTGCAGGCGCACCGTCCCGAGCTGCTGGACGGCATGGGTGTGATCGTGGGTATCGACAAGTTCATGTCCGAGGCCCGCGCGTTGACCAACTTCACCGGCAACGCGGTGGCCACCTTGCTGATCGGCAAGTGGACCAAGGAAATCGACCTGGATCAGGCCAAGGCCGCGCTGTCCGGATCGCGTCCGTTCGACGAGTCCAGCGTCGAAGGCCACTAA
- a CDS encoding GDSL-type esterase/lipase family protein, whose amino-acid sequence MKETCLMGSAVRVCFVGDSFVAGVGDESHRGWAGRLISRAIERGYRLTGYNLGIRGDTSALIGQRFVSECEPRLAPGDYAVGVVFSFGVNDVIRRGGQPRVAPSQRVENLDALIDEARQRDWPVLMIGPPPISDDELNGELRELDAQLQERCRAGSVPYLSVFEPLVADAQWRSEVAADDGAHPRGSGYELLAELVDEGWASWLQNICG is encoded by the coding sequence ATGAAGGAGACATGTTTGATGGGCAGCGCGGTTCGAGTGTGTTTTGTCGGGGACTCCTTTGTCGCCGGTGTCGGCGACGAATCCCATCGCGGGTGGGCGGGGCGTCTGATTTCCCGGGCGATCGAACGCGGTTACCGGCTCACGGGCTATAACCTCGGGATCCGTGGTGACACCAGCGCCTTGATCGGCCAGCGGTTTGTCAGTGAATGCGAACCCCGGCTGGCACCGGGGGACTACGCGGTCGGCGTAGTGTTCTCATTCGGGGTCAACGACGTCATCCGGCGCGGCGGGCAGCCCAGGGTGGCACCGAGCCAGCGCGTGGAGAACCTGGATGCGCTCATCGATGAGGCGCGGCAACGAGATTGGCCGGTGCTGATGATCGGCCCGCCGCCGATCAGCGACGACGAGCTCAACGGCGAACTTCGGGAGTTGGATGCGCAGCTGCAAGAACGGTGCCGGGCGGGCAGCGTGCCGTACTTGAGCGTCTTCGAGCCGCTGGTCGCTGACGCGCAGTGGCGAAGCGAAGTGGCCGCCGATGACGGGGCCCACCCGAGGGGCAGCGGCTATGAGCTGCTGGCGGAGCTTGTTGATGAAGGCTGGGCGAGCTGGCTGCAGAATATTTGCGGCTAG
- a CDS encoding cytidine deaminase family protein, producing the protein MNEDALGDSARRELTETEQQLVELARTTIDASTDADAGGDGAHTMGCALLDASGSLHVGVNFYHFTGGPCAELVALAAARTAGAREPQMIVAVGNRGRGIKNPCGRCRQVMADAYPQLRVIVDTPDGARTVGIRELLPLGFDWAAEQN; encoded by the coding sequence ATGAATGAAGACGCCCTGGGGGACAGTGCCCGACGAGAACTCACCGAAACCGAGCAGCAGCTCGTGGAATTGGCTCGAACGACTATTGATGCTTCCACCGATGCGGACGCTGGCGGAGACGGGGCGCACACCATGGGCTGCGCGCTGCTCGATGCCTCCGGAAGCCTGCATGTCGGCGTGAACTTTTATCACTTCACTGGCGGCCCCTGCGCGGAGCTTGTGGCTCTGGCCGCGGCTCGGACGGCCGGAGCCCGTGAGCCGCAGATGATCGTGGCGGTGGGCAATAGGGGACGGGGGATCAAGAATCCTTGCGGCCGTTGCCGGCAGGTCATGGCCGATGCCTATCCGCAGCTTCGCGTTATCGTCGATACGCCGGACGGGGCGCGCACCGTGGGAATCCGCGAGTTGCTGCCACTGGGATTTGATTGGGCAGCTGAACAGAATTAG
- a CDS encoding ParA family protein — MSEEQGSKHRGAGMLKEPRPVGPTGKPLTEFPVPAPLPSHGPARVIAMVNQKGGVGKTTSTINLAAALAEYGRKVLLVDFDPQGALSAGFGTNPHEMDITVYNVLMDRQVKITDAILHTDVENIDLLPANIDLSAAEVQLVNEVAREQVLERALRHVIDDYDVVLIDCQPSLGLLTINALTAAHGVIIPLTAEFFALRAVALLMETIDKVKDRLNQVLELDGVVATMYDARTLHSREVITRLDEAFGDKLFETVIKRTIKFADANVAAEPITSYAANHPGAEAYRNLARELIWRGGAP, encoded by the coding sequence GTGAGCGAGGAACAGGGAAGCAAGCACCGCGGCGCAGGGATGCTCAAGGAGCCCCGCCCGGTGGGTCCGACCGGTAAGCCGTTGACAGAATTCCCGGTGCCAGCCCCACTGCCATCGCATGGCCCGGCCCGCGTGATCGCCATGGTGAACCAGAAGGGTGGAGTGGGCAAGACGACCTCCACCATCAACCTGGCCGCCGCGCTCGCCGAATACGGGCGCAAGGTGCTGCTGGTGGACTTCGACCCGCAGGGCGCGCTTTCCGCAGGCTTCGGCACCAACCCGCACGAAATGGACATCACCGTTTACAACGTGCTGATGGACCGGCAGGTGAAGATCACCGATGCGATCCTGCACACCGATGTGGAGAACATCGATCTGCTGCCGGCCAACATCGATCTGTCCGCCGCCGAAGTGCAGCTGGTCAACGAGGTCGCCCGCGAGCAGGTGCTCGAACGCGCGCTGCGCCACGTGATCGACGACTACGATGTGGTGCTGATCGACTGCCAGCCATCATTGGGCCTGCTGACCATCAACGCGCTCACCGCGGCCCATGGCGTGATCATCCCATTGACCGCAGAGTTCTTCGCCCTGCGTGCCGTGGCATTGCTGATGGAGACCATCGACAAGGTCAAGGACCGGCTGAACCAGGTCCTGGAGCTTGATGGCGTGGTGGCCACCATGTACGACGCCCGCACGCTGCACAGCCGCGAAGTGATCACCCGCTTGGATGAAGCCTTCGGGGACAAGCTCTTCGAGACGGTCATCAAGCGCACCATCAAATTCGCCGATGCGAACGTCGCGGCCGAACCGATTACCAGCTATGCGGCGAACCATCCCGGCGCCGAGGCCTACCGCAATCTGGCGCGCGAACTGATTTGGCGCGGTGGCGCCCCGTAA
- a CDS encoding segregation and condensation protein A encodes MSTALTEQTANDSTPPAEAEQESSGGFRLALENFNGPFDLLLHLITQRELDITEVALAEVTDEFIAYLRELQASLAEGNDGMRVLDETTEFLVVASTLLDLKAARLLPRGEMADEEDFELLEARDLLFARLLQYKAFKQAAEFLGERYEIEGSRHPREVSLEPQFASLLPELIFTIGPDALAALAANALAPKEEPITEVGIGHLHGANVTIAEEAEAITALLQARGPLDFREVVADASAHLVVVVRFLALLEMFRQRAISFEQEGPLGPLRISLASESTFDAEAVQDEYEGSGGELNHE; translated from the coding sequence ATGAGCACAGCGCTCACCGAGCAAACCGCCAACGATTCCACACCGCCAGCTGAGGCTGAGCAGGAATCGTCTGGCGGTTTTCGCCTTGCCCTGGAGAATTTCAATGGGCCCTTCGACCTCCTGCTGCACCTGATCACCCAGCGCGAGCTGGACATCACCGAGGTGGCGCTGGCTGAAGTGACCGATGAATTCATCGCCTATCTGCGTGAGCTCCAAGCCAGCTTGGCCGAAGGCAACGACGGGATGAGGGTCCTGGATGAGACCACCGAATTCCTGGTGGTCGCTTCCACTTTGCTGGATCTGAAGGCGGCGCGATTGCTGCCCCGCGGCGAAATGGCCGATGAGGAGGACTTCGAGCTGCTTGAGGCCCGCGATCTGCTCTTTGCCCGGTTGCTGCAGTACAAGGCCTTCAAGCAGGCCGCGGAATTCCTGGGCGAGCGCTATGAGATCGAAGGCTCGCGCCATCCGCGCGAGGTGTCGCTGGAGCCCCAGTTCGCTTCGCTGCTCCCCGAATTGATTTTCACCATCGGACCCGACGCCCTGGCGGCGCTGGCAGCCAACGCCCTGGCGCCCAAGGAGGAGCCGATCACCGAAGTGGGGATCGGGCACCTGCATGGGGCCAACGTCACCATCGCCGAGGAAGCCGAGGCCATCACCGCGCTGCTCCAGGCGCGCGGCCCGCTGGACTTCCGCGAAGTGGTTGCTGACGCTTCGGCGCATCTGGTGGTCGTGGTGCGTTTTCTGGCATTGTTGGAGATGTTCCGGCAGCGCGCAATCAGCTTCGAGCAAGAGGGTCCGCTCGGTCCGTTGCGGATCAGCCTGGCCTCGGAATCCACCTTCGATGCCGAAGCCGTGCAAGACGAGTATGAGGGAAGCGGGGGTGAGCTGAATCATGAGTGA
- the scpB gene encoding SMC-Scp complex subunit ScpB, with protein sequence MSEIAPIDQLPGGLESGLEAVLMVADIPVSSARLAEIFQVPTARVAEALEKLATEYDGKDRPRGFELRRVASGWRFYTRSDYADFVSSFVLDGQSARLSQAALETLAVIAYRQPVSRGRISAIRGVNVDSVVRTLLTRGLITEYPETGDGGATLYQTTEYFLERLGLGSLDELPALSPYLPGVADLESLDSATYDD encoded by the coding sequence ATGAGTGAGATTGCACCCATTGACCAGCTGCCAGGAGGCCTGGAATCGGGCCTCGAAGCGGTGCTGATGGTGGCCGACATCCCCGTCAGTTCGGCGCGTTTGGCCGAAATCTTCCAGGTGCCCACCGCGCGGGTTGCCGAAGCTTTGGAGAAGTTGGCGACCGAGTATGATGGAAAGGATCGCCCGCGCGGATTTGAACTGCGTCGTGTCGCCTCCGGGTGGCGTTTCTATACGCGCAGCGATTACGCCGATTTCGTCTCCAGCTTTGTGCTCGACGGGCAGAGCGCGCGCTTGTCGCAGGCCGCCTTGGAAACCCTGGCTGTCATTGCTTACCGACAGCCGGTCTCGCGTGGACGTATTTCGGCGATTCGAGGTGTGAACGTCGATTCTGTGGTGCGCACATTGCTCACCCGCGGATTGATCACGGAGTATCCGGAAACTGGTGATGGCGGTGCCACGCTGTACCAGACCACCGAATACTTCCTGGAACGACTGGGATTGGGCTCGCTAGATGAGTTGCCTGCGCTATCCCCGTATCTTCCTGGGGTGGCCGATCTTGAATCGCTCGATTCGGCAACCTACGACGACTAA
- a CDS encoding pseudouridine synthase produces MSRGSSSGRTPRGNNSNFGGKPAGGRGKAQGGKSFGEKPYDKTAKPGAKSGSAKSNSAKRNTSAVRKNSERAFGKERFGNSVPTNYARPTQRARAQARAENQATREANGEMQDGIRLQKAMANAGVASRRVCEEMILEGRVEVNGSLVVELGTRVDPAKDSIHVDGMRIQMNQANRYYVFNKPKHVMCTMDDPEGRRTIADYFKNEHHSQRLFHVGRLDYKTEGVLILTNDGELANRLQHPKYEVPKTYLVQIPGPLPRAVSNQLREGIKLEDGWIKVDDLKIIATTPKNVMVEVTLHSGRNRIVRRMFDAVGHPVQRLVRVAVGPILLGDQKQGTIRSLGNQEVGHLMAMVGM; encoded by the coding sequence ATGAGCAGGGGATCATCCTCCGGCCGCACACCACGCGGCAACAATTCCAACTTCGGCGGCAAGCCGGCAGGCGGCCGCGGCAAGGCGCAGGGCGGCAAGTCCTTCGGCGAGAAGCCATACGACAAGACCGCCAAGCCAGGAGCCAAGTCGGGTTCGGCCAAGTCGAACTCGGCCAAGCGCAACACCTCCGCCGTGCGCAAGAACTCCGAGCGCGCCTTCGGCAAGGAGCGCTTCGGCAATTCGGTGCCGACCAACTACGCCCGTCCAACCCAGCGCGCTCGCGCCCAGGCTCGCGCCGAGAACCAGGCGACCCGCGAGGCCAACGGCGAAATGCAGGACGGCATCCGCCTGCAAAAGGCCATGGCCAACGCCGGTGTCGCCTCGCGCCGCGTCTGCGAAGAGATGATCCTCGAAGGCCGCGTTGAGGTCAACGGTAGCCTCGTGGTCGAGCTGGGCACCCGCGTGGACCCGGCCAAGGATTCCATCCACGTTGATGGCATGCGCATCCAGATGAACCAGGCCAACCGCTACTACGTGTTCAACAAGCCGAAGCACGTGATGTGCACGATGGACGACCCGGAAGGCCGTCGCACCATCGCCGACTACTTCAAGAACGAGCACCACTCGCAGCGCCTGTTCCACGTTGGACGCCTGGACTACAAGACCGAGGGCGTGCTGATCCTGACCAACGACGGCGAGCTTGCCAACCGCCTGCAGCACCCGAAGTACGAAGTGCCCAAGACCTATCTGGTGCAGATCCCCGGCCCGCTGCCACGTGCAGTGAGCAACCAGCTGCGCGAAGGCATCAAGCTGGAAGACGGCTGGATCAAGGTTGATGACCTGAAGATCATCGCCACCACCCCGAAGAACGTCATGGTCGAGGTGACCCTGCACTCGGGCCGCAACCGCATCGTGCGCCGCATGTTCGACGCTGTCGGGCACCCGGTCCAGCGCCTGGTGCGCGTCGCCGTGGGGCCGATCCTGCTGGGCGACCAGAAGCAGGGCACCATCCGCTCCCTGGGCAACCAGGAAGTCGGGCACCTGATGGCCATGGTGGGGATGTAA